CAGGCGCAATATGATGCGGGCGAGACGGCGCTTGCCAAAGAGGTGCTGACCCCGCTGTGGGATTGCTGGAAACTGCTGCGCGAGGCGAGGGCGCGGCGCAAGCCGCTTGATCTGGAACTGCCCGAACGGCGCATTGTCCTGAGCGAAGAAGGCAAGGTCACCGGCGTTGCCATGCGCGAGCGGCTTGATGCGCATATGCTGATCGAGGATATGATGATCGCCGCCAATGTCGCCGCAGCCAAGGCATTGGAGGCGAAGAAACAGCCGGTCGTCTATCGCGTCCACGAAACCCCGGCGCGCGAGAAGTTGGAAGCGCTGCGCGATTATCTGCGCAGCATGGAGATGAATCTGGCGCTTGGTCAGGTGATCCGCCCCGAACTGTTCAACCGGGTGCTGGAGCGCGTTGAGGATGAGGATATGCGCATGCTGCTCACCATGCAGGTGCTGCGCAGCCAGACCCAGGCCTATTATGGCCCGGACAATCTCGGCCATTTCGGCCTTAATCTTGGCCATTATGCGCATTTCACCAGCCCGATCCGCCGCTATGCTGATCTGCTGGTCCATCGCGCGCTGGTGCAGGGCTATGGGCTTGGTGGCAAGGAGGAAGGGTTGAGCAGTGATGATGCCAATAAGCTCAGCACCATATGCGAGGCGATCAGCGGCTTTGAGCGCCGCGCCATGGAAGCCGAACGCGAAACGGTGGACCGCTATGTTGCCGCCTATCTCGCCGAGCATATCGGCAAAATCTATCATGTGCGGATCACCGGGGTGCAGAGCTTTGGCTTTTTTGTGACTATTGTCGATTTTGGCGGCGACGGGCTGGTGCCGGTCTCAACCCTTGGCCGTGAGCGTTTTGCCTATGATGAGGCGGCGCAAAGCCTGACCGGCGAAATCAGCGACACCAGCTACAAGGTCGGCCAACGCCTCAAAATGCGATTGGTCGAAGCCAATCCGGTTTCCGGCGCGATGAAGTTTGAGCCGGAAAAACTGGAACCGCTGCCTTATGAAGCGAGCGCCAAACGATTGCGGCCATCTGGTCGTCGTGCGGGCAAATACCGTCAAGGCAAACGCGGTAAGCCTAGGAATATTAGAAAATAAACCAGGTTCAGTGCAGACGGAACCAGAGTGTCTTTATAGTTCACACTAAGCCACAAAGGCACAAAAGTGGATTTTGCTATAGTCGCCTTCGTGCCTTTCTGGCTTAGTGTGAACTAAAATTCGCACCCTGTTTAACTCAACCGATCAATTTCCTCATTGGACAAGCTACCGGGAATAACCATCACCGGACAGGGCAGCGATCCCGCCTGACTGCCGGCAAAATAGCTGACCAGCGGCCCTGGCGCACCGCTGGCGGCGGCTCCGAGCACCAGTGCGGTGATGTCGTCATTTTCCTCAAGGAATTTTTTCAGGCTTTCCACCCCTTCACCGCGCTTGACCGAGATAGCGGGGCGCTGGCCCGATTGATTGAAATAATCCCCGGCTGCACTCGCCACCAAAGCCTCGGCACGGCGCGCTGCTTCGTCTTCCATGGTTGCCTGCACCGCGCCCCAGGCGACGAAATCCTCTTTCGGCACCAGCGCCAAAATATGCAGCGTGCCATTGGTTTTTGCCGCCCGCCGCGAGGCAAATCGCAGTGCAATTCGCGCTTCTTCGGTCTCGTCAATCACGACCAGATATTTGCGCATTGTCTGTCCTCCCCCTTTTTCGGGACTGAATACCTATAGATTGTGTCAAAAAACGCATCGGTGCAAGCGATATGGGCTTGACCATGATACGGTATAAACGACACAAGGGCCTTCATCTCAATTCCTCCCCGAATGAAAGAGGTTTCCGACATGCCTATCGCACTGAAAATGCCCGCGCTTTCTCCGACGATGGAGGAGGGGACATTGGCCAAATGGCTGGTGAAGGAGGGTGATGAGGTCACCAGCGGCGATTTGCTGGCGGAGATTGAAACTGACAAGGCGACCATGGAATTCGAAGCGGTGGATGAAGGCACCATCGCCAAAGTGCTGGTCGATGAGGGCAGCGAGAATGTTGCTGTCGGTGAGGTCATCGCGATTCTGGCTGAGGATGGCGAGGATATTGCCGAAGCGGCGAAGATGGATGTTGGCGGCGGTGCGGTCCCTGCTGCGCCTTCTCCAGCGCCTGCACCGGCACCGGCCGCACCAGCCCCGGCTCCAACACCTGCGCCTGTAGCCGCACCGGCCCCAACACCTGTTGCAGCAGCACCTGCGCCCGCTCCAGCGGCATCAGCCGCTACCCGCATAAAGGCCAGCCCATTGGCGCGGCGTATTGCGGCGGACAAGGGGCTTGATCTTGCTGCGATCAGCGGCACGGGGCCGAAGGGACGGATTATCAAGGCCGATGTGGAAGGCGTTGACGCATCCGGCATTGCCGCACCCGCAGCCACCGAAAAGGCTCCTGCTGCTGCCCCTGCGGCAAGCGAGTTTGTCACCGATATCCCGCATGAGGCGGAGAAGCTGGGCAATGTCCGCAAGGTGATCGCCCGCCGCCTGACCGAGGCCAAGCAGACGATCCCGCATATCTATCTCACGCTCGACATCCGGCTCGATGCGCTGCTGAAACTGCGCAAGGAACTAAATACTGCGCTTGAACCAAAGGGTATCAAGCTCTCGGTCAATGATCTGCTGATCAAGGCGCTGGCCAAAGCACTGATGGAAGTGCCGAAATGCAATGTCAGCTTTGCCGGCGACCAACTCATCAAATATAGCCGTGCCGATATCTCGGTCGCAGTCGCCGCGCCTTCGGGCCTGATCACGCCGATTATCAAAGAAGCCGATACCAAATCGCTCTCTGCCATCTCGACCGAGATGAAGGAGCTTGCTGGCAAGGCGCGCGACGGCAAGCTGCAACCGCATGAATATCAGGGCGGTACGGCGAGTATTTCCAATATGGGCATGTTCGGCATCACGCAATTTGATGCGGTCATCAACCCGCCCCAGGGCATGATCTTGGCGGTAGGAGCAGGGGAGAAGCGCCCTGCGGTCATCGACGATTCCTTACAGATCGCCACAATGATGAGCGCCACCGGCAGTTTCGACCACCGCGCGATTGATGGTGCAGATGGTGCAGAACTGATGCAGGCGCTGAAGCAGCTGATCGAAAGCCCGATGGGATTGGTGGCGTGATCATCAAACCCTCTCCAAATCCCTCTCCGACTTCGCCTAAGGCGCTCCGCACCTAAGGCTCCGTATCCTCTTCCGTAAAGGGAGAGGATGGGTATTGTTAAAGGATATGTAATGCCCGAAAAATTCGATCTTGTAGTCCTCGGTTCCGGCCCCGGTGGCTATGTCGCTGCCATCCGTGCGGCGCAGTTGAAGATGAATGTCGC
The sequence above is drawn from the Parasphingorhabdus sp. SCSIO 66989 genome and encodes:
- a CDS encoding universal stress protein, with product MRKYLVVIDETEEARIALRFASRRAAKTNGTLHILALVPKEDFVAWGAVQATMEDEAARRAEALVASAAGDYFNQSGQRPAISVKRGEGVESLKKFLEENDDITALVLGAAASGAPGPLVSYFAGSQAGSLPCPVMVIPGSLSNEEIDRLS
- a CDS encoding pyruvate dehydrogenase complex dihydrolipoamide acetyltransferase is translated as MPIALKMPALSPTMEEGTLAKWLVKEGDEVTSGDLLAEIETDKATMEFEAVDEGTIAKVLVDEGSENVAVGEVIAILAEDGEDIAEAAKMDVGGGAVPAAPSPAPAPAPAAPAPAPTPAPVAAPAPTPVAAAPAPAPAASAATRIKASPLARRIAADKGLDLAAISGTGPKGRIIKADVEGVDASGIAAPAATEKAPAAAPAASEFVTDIPHEAEKLGNVRKVIARRLTEAKQTIPHIYLTLDIRLDALLKLRKELNTALEPKGIKLSVNDLLIKALAKALMEVPKCNVSFAGDQLIKYSRADISVAVAAPSGLITPIIKEADTKSLSAISTEMKELAGKARDGKLQPHEYQGGTASISNMGMFGITQFDAVINPPQGMILAVGAGEKRPAVIDDSLQIATMMSATGSFDHRAIDGADGAELMQALKQLIESPMGLVA